Genomic window (Capsicum annuum cultivar UCD-10X-F1 chromosome 10, UCD10Xv1.1, whole genome shotgun sequence):
CAGTTCCGGGACGTCGAAAGGAGAGAGAAAATTGATACCGACAACGGAGGAAGCGCAAGGGAGAACATCACCGCTTTACCGCATTATGATGTCTGTGGTGAGCCAATTTGTTCCAGATTTGGGGAAGGGCAAAGGAATGTATTTCATGTTCATTAAGTCTGAAGCCAAGACCCCGGGGGGGTTATTAGCTCGTCCCGCTTTAACTAGCATTTACAAGAGTCGTCAGTTCAGAAGCAATAGTCCCTACGCAAACTACACGAGTCCAATTGAAGCCATTCTCTGCCTAGACTCTTACCAAAGCATGTACTCCCAAATGCTTTGTGGCCTCTGCCAAAACAGAGAAGTTGTCCATGTTGGCTCTACGTTTGCATCCGGCTTCATCCGTGCCATACATTTCTTGGAAGATCACTGGTCCCTACTATGTAATGATATCCGAACAGGAACTATTAACGACAAAGTTACTGATCCTTCAGTGAGAGAGGCTGTGATGAAAATCCTCAAACCAGATTCAGAGTTGGCTGATTTCATCGAGGCTGAATGCAGCAACAATTCATGGCAAGGGATAATCACTAGGCTGTGGCCTAATACCAAGTACGTGAACGCAGTCGTGACTGGAAGCATGTCGCAATATATACCAACCCTCGATTATTATAGCAATAGCCTCCCTCTCGTCAGTGCTGTGTATGCTTCCTCGGAGTGTTTCTTTGGGATCAACTTGAACCCCTTTTGTAAGCCCAGCGAAGTCGCTTACACACTCTTTCCCACCATTTGCTATTTCGAGTTCTTACCAATTCACGGAAGCAATGAAGTCATCAATCCTATCTCCACCCCCACGCCACTCAATGAGAAAAACAAACAACAATTGGTCGATTTGGTTGATGTCAAGATTGGTCAAGAGTACGAGCTCGTTATCACCACGTATTCTGGTAGTGCCAAATGAAATGCTCTTTGACATGGTTTTGTTTTCCATTTATTTGTCCAACATGTCTGCTAATGcttagattttcttgaatgtgtCGTTTCAGGACTCTATCGATACAGGGTTGGTGATGTGCTTCGGGTTGCTGGATACAAGAACAACGCGCCTCAATTCAACTTTATATGCCGGGAAAACGTAATCTTGAGCATTGATTCTGATAAGACTAATGAAATTGAGCTACAAAATGCAGttaaaaatgcagaaaacaaTCTGATGCCATTCGATGCCCGTGTAACCGAGTACACCAGCTATGCCGATATTGCCACCATTCCCAGCCACTATGTCTTGTTTTGGGAGCTGACCGTCAACGCCTCCGCCCCAGTTCCTCCTTCGGTCTTTGAAGACTGTTGCCTCACCATTGAAGAATCTCTCAACAGCGTCTACCGCCAGGGTCGTGCGTCTGACAAATCCATCGGGCCTCTCGAAATCAGGATAGTGGAAACAGGTACTTTTGACAAGCTCATGGACTATTGTTGCACTAGCTTATTAGGTGCTTCCATAAACCAATACAAGACGCCCCGGTGCGTTAAACTTGCACCGCTCGTCGAGCTATTGAATTCGAGGGTCGTGTCGAGCTACTTCAGTCCCGTGTGTCCGAAATGGGCTCCCGGAAACAAGCAATGGAACAACACTGATTGAACTATTTGTCGATAGCGGAGGCAGGATTTTCACCAAGAGTTTTcatgatctactatatatacctaaaaaaaatagttttgactGTCATGTCGAGCTACTTCAGTCCCGTGTTTCCGAAATTGGATGTTGCAAGTAAGCAATGGAACAACATGAATTATGGCGCTGACAAGATTTTCACTAAGAGGGTTACGTTcattatctactatatatatatatatatacctaaaaAAAAAGTTTGATTGTGTATATTGAGAGAATTATGGCGGGATGGTTGAGATCTCTTCCATCCTTAACTAGTAGTATCAGTTTTGAGTCCCAAGAATGGAAAAAACTCTTTTCGTAGTGTTGTCCCAGAAATATGTCTTGCAATGTGCAAATTTAAATTAGTCGAATTCTAATGCGGGTGTCGAACACCGGGATGAGAAATGACTTTTCTAAGAAATTGATGATGATGCTATAAATTATTCTCTATATACTATCTTTTTGGATTCATTTATACTTCTAAACAAAGCTAATTAATTGCTtgctttttgaaaattcaaaatatagatATTCGAGAGATGAGGCACAAGTATCCCTCAAAACTATATCCGAAATTGTTATGACACGTTTAAATTTTACCtcctacaacaacatacccagtgtattcccacaaagtgggggcctagagaggataaagtgtacgcaTTCTATACCACTACggacatttgtttttttttttttcagattcagacgtctgaatctgaatgcatgTCTGAATAatcaagatgttgtctctagatttgaaaactgaatgatcaagactgtttgtttttcaacatctgaatttgcaaaaaagatttatttgtatatataataaaataaaaaatacaattcaaataaaaaattaattatatattataaaagtgtgtaatttaatacaacaaaattattaattgattgagaaaaaatatttatgtttgttagtgatattggagatggtttataatagtagttgcggtgacaatgattgatattagtgataaataatgttggtggtgatagttgtaaTGGTTGGTaatgtagtgactgttatgatagtagcgattgatggtggtggtagtggttttgatgtgacgttgcttgatgttagtagtttgaggtgttgatcgtgttggctgaaacatgaatgcatgatggtcgatgatgtgttggtgctagttggagatgttgtttgtTGGGATGGTgcagatggttgttagtagagataaattgtagcggtggtagtggttgaagtggtggtagaggtgacGTTACTAGTGATAATGGTAGTGGCGGCCGAAGAATGTgcggaggttgtgatgtattagtggtagttagtggtggtgttagttgtgatagatgagttagtcggtagtagggattggccggtagtggttgatgatggtggtgttgtCGACGGTGGTGAATATAATAGAacaatagaggtagtaggtgtggtagcggttgacaatagtggttggtagcgattCTTGTTGTCGATGGTTgaggtgggtggtggttgacaatgatagcggtggcagaggtggttagtggtggtgacggctagttatgaatagagtggtgaatattattaTTAAACACCAGAATATCTCTTCAAACCTTTTAGACATCACCGaaacaccatgaacaagaaacttcagGCACAGATACAAATAAAACACTCTTCCCTAATAATACAAATAGCTAAGCAAATATATTCCACAGAAATACGGTAAAAAATAATCTAGGAGAGTCATAAGACCCCCGCAAAGTTGAGGCGTGTTATAGCAAATTTCAtcaaagtttaggtatatttcgaattttttttcctttttttttaaacttcGTATCGAATCAAACTATATcccataaattgaaataaaaaaaacataatttttaataGGAGGGTTGAGAAATGGGGTTTTGGGTGGACCATAATATTCTAATTTCCACTAACATATTCCAACATATAAACAATTAAAAAGTTAGATTTCCAATCAATTGATTTTCTAGTCCACATTCACCTTTATTCTGTCAAAATTGGATTATTCCTTTATTTCTTTTATGATAACAGAGTCTCGGAGCGACGATAAAGTTATTTATATGAAATCTATAAGTTtcaaatttgagttgaaaaattaACCGCGAGTATTTGCATTAAGGTAGGCTGATTATATCACGCATCGTAAAATACACCACTTTTTTAAAATCTATGAACGTTAAATACTTTATGCACTGGACTGTCCTgccttttatttctttattaaaaagATTAAAGTTATTGCCAGCTTTTTAtgcaaaaataatacatacaaaaaaaaaaaaaagataaaggctCTTTATCTCAATCATTTCAAACAATATTAGTTAGAAACAATAAATTAAATTCTTCAATAAATTACTAAATAAATTACACCTAATTTATCATAATTCTTTAGTTATTACAAGAATATAGTAAATTACAAGATATAATTTTTGCTGTGTGATAATTCTTCTGATATCAAAAAGTAGAATATACGACTATGTCCGTGTGAGTTTGCTCAAATTATCGATCTGAAGTTCGAATAACAGAGAAGAGTTTCATCATTACAATAGATTGATAATTTTAGTATAAAACTAACAAATTTACGATGAATCTTTTAATACttcaaataaatcatcataaattagcCGATCAATgataaataacaataacaacatattcaACATAATCTCAcatgtaaaatttgagaatgtcGGAATATATATAGCTATATCACTGTCTTATAAAAATAGAAAGATTATCTTCGACAGaaccttaaaatttcattgatgtattttttcctatatttaatGGTCCTTAATATTGGACCAATCACTTTAAAgtgtctttttttgtttttaaattctcTTTTACAATTTACTTTAAACccttttcatcatcatcttttccCAAtcctacttttaaaaaaaaaaaaaaaaaaattgatcccCACTTGTCCACTGTGAGTTCAATTGAACACATAATTTTTGACATGAAATATTGATAtatatgtaaaagaaaaaaaagattaagtTATATACATCGATAGTTGGTAGACATATATAAATTTCTGCACTATCATATTACTGAACGATATTTTATAAGTAATAATGTATACtgttaaatttatatataatcttAAAAGTAAGACATGTTACATTATATAAAACAGATAAAAGTAATTTGATAATGTAGTTCTTTCATATTAATGATGTATataacttaaataaataaaaaatcaatattgctcagactcttcaaaaatatcgatGACAACATGTTGAATGCTCAAAAATTCATctcttcattttttcctttttggaatCCAACTCGGCTGGGCGGgtgtaataatatttttgaagagttcaagCAACACAGAAAATCTTACCAACTTTTGAACGCGTAGTTCCAAAAGTACAGTAACAAGCAGTTCAACGCGTCGAGTACATCAATTTCATATTCTGAATTCGCCTAGGTCAGTTAATTTCCAGCGAAAATATTTACGATGGAAAATAGTTGCGATGAGTGAACGAAAATTATTTAAAAGGAGAACCAAAAGTAGGTGTCCAAAAATCAACAGTGGTCTCATGAGTTACTGGGAAAGTACTTGAAATTGGTACCAAACATAATCCTCGACCTCTCAtatctttatttctttctttttcagcATCCTCGAATTTATTATCGttctgtaaaataaaaaatatttaattaaaaataaaaaaaaattatatataaatattctatacattTTTACCGCTCTGTACCTGCTGATGATGCTGCATCGATGCTCCACTTTTCATATATGGGGCGCTTAACGcctgaaattttatatttttaaaaaaaatcaacaaaatattcggcgattataatataattaaataatttttaaatcaattattatttttagataattttagtcaTGTACTTTaatattggtatcagagtaagTATTAAGATTTAGGATttaagcatgatttacacccaTTTATTAGGAGAAAAAATTATGTGTTTGGTTTATGCGTAATAATGAATGAGATAAGCACGTGAAGGAGTGGGTTGAAatctataattaaataattaaaattacatTCTCTCTAGCAAGTAATGCTTTTATATGAGATGGTAACACATTACGCATATCAAACTTATACtaacttaaagaaaataaatataggaAGGAACTTCGATGTGTTCGGTGTGAaactttttcatgtttttgatCAGGGGCGGACCTATAGGCAAACTTTTGATGCTCCgacatttattaaatttaattatataaaaaatgtataaaatttgCTATAAGATTCAGAAAGCATCCAATAAGCCATGAAGAGAGTTGGGTGTTTTAATTTATAGATGAAATCTTAAAACTTTGAATATTGTGTGTTCGAACCTTCCGTGCATCCACGACTCCTAAATCCTGGGTTTGTCACTGTGTTTGATCggtcaaaattttttttttctaaaaaatacttTTGGAAGACAAGTATCTTAAAAATGAGAAAACCTGATTTTCCTAATTGACGTAGGAAAAACAGGTTCCACAAATTATATTTCACATTGATCGTGTTCTCCCCACTCTTCAGCACACCTCATCTTTCCCGATCCCCATCACCCCACACCCTACCCACCGTCCCGTATTATTGGTCAAGATCGTTATAAATGTTTTTAGCTGATTAAGTTGCTCAGACTCTCCAAATATGTTGCTGCATTCGTGTCGCGGTGTtcgattctccaaaaatacacaaATTTTGAAGAATTCGACATGCATTCaatgacattttaaaaaaattcaaacgaCATAAATTTGtagtataatattttttatttacataccGAACACACAtttaaaaggaagaaataaatgaagaagATGCTTATCAGAAACTTACACCAATTTGATCATGTAGGAACTTAATGTACTCAATTGCTTCTGATAGTACAGATGCTGTATCTGtctgaagaaaaacaaaaatatttttttaaataaaataaaaatattttttttattttataaatttagacAACTCGCGATCAGTGGcagagtcagaattttcactaagaGGATTCAGAAATAAACATACGAAcaaatcgaagggggttcaacatctagtatatacacataaaaaaaaaaattaatcatgtgTAAATAGTATACTTTTTCACCGATCCGAACCCGTGGCCAAAGGATTGCTCTGCCTCTTCTAGTGGTACTCGGGGCCAGTGACGGTGACGGAGGTAGGATCTTCAttgagggggttcagaagtaaatatacgaactagtcgaagggggttcaacatctactatatatgcataaaaaatatttttaaccatgtaaaaattgtacaaaacaatataatttttcgtc
Coding sequences:
- the LOC107844929 gene encoding indole-3-acetic acid-amido synthetase GH3.6, whose product is MERTIAEEYKNLEFIEEVTTNVDEVQKRVLEEILTRNANVEYLQRLNLDGHTDRETFKKVVPVITYEDIQSDINRIANGDKSPILCSQPVSEFLTSSGTSKGERKLIPTTEEAQGRTSPLYRIMMSVVSQFVPDLGKGKGMYFMFIKSEAKTPGGLLARPALTSIYKSRQFRSNSPYANYTSPIEAILCLDSYQSMYSQMLCGLCQNREVVHVGSTFASGFIRAIHFLEDHWSLLCNDIRTGTINDKVTDPSVREAVMKILKPDSELADFIEAECSNNSWQGIITRLWPNTKYVNAVVTGSMSQYIPTLDYYSNSLPLVSAVYASSECFFGINLNPFCKPSEVAYTLFPTICYFEFLPIHGSNEVINPISTPTPLNEKNKQQLVDLVDVKIGQEYELVITTYSGLYRYRVGDVLRVAGYKNNAPQFNFICRENVILSIDSDKTNEIELQNAVKNAENNLMPFDARVTEYTSYADIATIPSHYVLFWELTVNASAPVPPSVFEDCCLTIEESLNSVYRQGRASDKSIGPLEIRIVETGTFDKLMDYCCTSLLGASINQYKTPRCVKLAPLVELLNSRVVSSYFSPVCPKWAPGNKQWNNTD